One window of Solidesulfovibrio fructosivorans JJ] genomic DNA carries:
- a CDS encoding MucR family transcriptional regulator: MDTYLSLALDIVKAQARVRNMTEEEITAMMSKLAGSIKSIDLASGGARELASGDTALDPKKAVKERTITCMESGKPYKILTKRHLAKFGLTPEEYRAKWGYPKGMPLVCKALQRERRKKMREMQLWTRRPTE; encoded by the coding sequence ATGGATACGTATCTGTCTCTTGCTTTGGATATCGTGAAGGCCCAGGCCAGGGTTCGCAATATGACGGAAGAGGAAATAACGGCCATGATGTCGAAGCTGGCCGGGAGCATCAAATCCATTGATCTTGCGAGTGGCGGGGCTCGTGAGCTGGCGTCCGGCGACACGGCGCTCGATCCGAAGAAGGCTGTCAAGGAGCGCACCATCACCTGTATGGAATCCGGCAAGCCGTACAAGATCCTTACCAAGCGGCATCTGGCGAAATTCGGGCTTACACCGGAAGAATACCGGGCGAAATGGGGCTATCCAAAAGGGATGCCGCTCGTGTGCAAGGCCTTGCAACGGGAACGGCGCAAGAAGATGCGGGAAATGCAGTTATGGACACGGCGGCCGACCGAGTAA
- a CDS encoding ABC transporter ATP-binding protein, producing MGTLGREETKPENGTPVLDMVGVRRHYVSRQGFFSAATRTVRAVDGVDLTVAPGETLGLVGESGCGKSTLARLAVGLESPNTGSVRLDGHDPWEGGREMRRKLPGLVQMIFQDPFASLNPRLPIGWSVAEGLRAAGMDRAKRRERVLELLSLVGLLPEHAKRFPHQFSGGQRQRVAVARGLALSPRLLVCDEPVSALDVSVQAQVINLLADLKERLGLAYLFISHDLAVVGHLSDRVAVMYLGRVVELAPAEALYDAPLHPYTRALLAAAPSIDPARRLPAPLSGDTPDPAAMPHGCRFHPRCALAVPECAADEPELTQVVPGHFVRCPRVAP from the coding sequence ATGGGTACACTGGGAAGGGAAGAAACGAAGCCGGAAAACGGCACGCCCGTACTGGATATGGTCGGCGTGCGGCGGCACTATGTGTCGCGCCAGGGCTTTTTTTCGGCCGCGACCCGGACCGTGCGGGCAGTGGACGGGGTGGATTTGACCGTGGCCCCGGGCGAGACGCTGGGGCTTGTGGGCGAGTCGGGCTGCGGCAAGTCGACCCTGGCCCGGCTGGCTGTGGGGCTCGAGTCGCCAAACACGGGCAGCGTGCGCCTGGACGGGCACGATCCCTGGGAAGGCGGTCGCGAGATGCGCCGAAAACTCCCGGGACTGGTGCAGATGATCTTCCAGGACCCGTTCGCCTCGCTCAATCCCCGGCTCCCCATCGGCTGGTCCGTGGCCGAAGGACTGCGGGCGGCGGGCATGGACCGGGCCAAGCGCCGTGAGCGTGTGCTGGAGTTGCTTTCCCTGGTCGGACTCTTGCCCGAACACGCGAAGCGCTTTCCCCACCAGTTTTCCGGCGGCCAGCGCCAGCGGGTGGCCGTGGCCCGCGGGCTGGCCCTCTCGCCCCGGCTGCTCGTGTGCGACGAGCCGGTTTCGGCCCTCGACGTCTCGGTCCAGGCCCAGGTCATAAACCTGCTGGCTGATCTCAAGGAACGGCTGGGTCTGGCCTACCTCTTTATTTCCCACGACCTGGCCGTGGTGGGGCACTTAAGCGACCGGGTGGCTGTCATGTACCTCGGCCGCGTGGTGGAATTGGCCCCGGCCGAGGCGCTTTACGACGCGCCGCTGCATCCGTATACAAGGGCGCTTCTGGCGGCGGCTCCAAGCATCGATCCGGCGCGACGGCTGCCTGCCCCTTTGAGCGGCGATACGCCGGACCCGGCCGCGATGCCCCACGGCTGCCGTTTTCATCCCCGTTGCGCGCTGGCCGTGCCCGAGTGCGCCGCCGACGAACCCGAACTGACCCAGGTTGTGCCGGGGCATTTCGTGCGCTGCCCCCGCGTCGCGCCATAA
- a CDS encoding ABC transporter ATP-binding protein: protein MQQALLSVENLTTVFDAPRGALTAVDGVDLAIGRGEVVAVVGESGCGKTVLSLSVLGLVPPPGRVVSGKAVFDGRDILALPERERRAIRGSRASMIFQEPMTSLNPVLTIGDQVAEPVRIHRKASRREAMDAAAAMASRVGLPDVSKRLSAYPHELSGGQRQRVMIAMALILSPELLIADEPTTALDVTVQRQILDLMLGLTRDSGTAIALITHNLGVVAQTADAVAVMYSGRVVEYAGVRAFFDGPAHPYSQGLLASLPRLSDRGRLTPIAGTVPSLSALPTGCHFHPRCPRAFAPCAHEAPPFFTLDNGRRARCWLYG, encoded by the coding sequence ATGCAACAAGCCCTTCTCTCCGTGGAAAATCTGACCACGGTCTTTGACGCCCCCAGAGGCGCGCTTACGGCCGTCGACGGTGTGGACCTCGCCATCGGGCGCGGAGAAGTCGTGGCTGTTGTCGGGGAGTCGGGCTGCGGCAAAACGGTGCTGTCCCTGTCGGTACTGGGGCTCGTGCCGCCGCCGGGGCGGGTGGTCTCTGGAAAGGCGGTCTTTGACGGCCGGGATATCCTGGCCCTGCCCGAGCGGGAACGCCGGGCCATTCGCGGCAGCCGGGCCTCCATGATCTTTCAGGAGCCCATGACCTCGCTCAATCCCGTGCTCACCATCGGCGACCAGGTGGCCGAGCCCGTGCGCATCCACCGCAAAGCCTCCCGCCGGGAAGCCATGGACGCCGCCGCCGCCATGGCTTCCCGGGTGGGCCTGCCGGACGTCTCGAAGCGGCTTTCCGCCTATCCCCACGAACTTTCCGGCGGCCAGCGCCAGCGGGTCATGATCGCCATGGCGCTCATCCTGTCCCCGGAGCTGCTCATCGCCGACGAGCCGACCACGGCCCTGGACGTCACGGTGCAGCGCCAGATTCTCGACCTCATGCTGGGCCTGACCAGGGATTCGGGCACGGCCATCGCGCTTATCACCCACAACCTCGGCGTGGTGGCCCAGACCGCCGATGCCGTGGCCGTGATGTATTCCGGCCGGGTGGTGGAATACGCCGGGGTGCGGGCCTTTTTCGACGGCCCGGCCCATCCCTACAGCCAGGGGCTTTTGGCTTCGCTGCCGCGTCTGTCCGACCGGGGCCGGCTGACGCCCATCGCCGGCACCGTGCCGAGCCTGTCCGCCCTGCCGACGGGTTGCCATTTTCATCCCCGCTGCCCCCGGGCCTTCGCGCCCTGCGCCCACGAGGCGCCGCCCTTTTTCACCCTGGACAACGGCCGCCGCGCGCGGTGCTGGTTGTATGGATAG
- a CDS encoding glycosyltransferase family 39 protein, producing MKTSSTRSQNTFADWPLWLVLLLAAAIRLSFLNAMELWWDEFVTLGRSLPAIPALLSGLMYQSPSAVSTDCSPPLHHLLVHAALQFGREGAIIRLPSVIFGCLSIACLMGLCKRMYGRRCAFAGGLFCALSLFHVYYSRDIRWYGVYYGCALTALYALYRAVTEDKTWQWWLFSLAGAASLYASYVAAPSLAGVGLFVAGIVVGRFARGERREAKRLLLRAIVAFGLIILLYAPWLPAQYYAYLSFHGNGRTNAFVLTEFMRNVRFFLEYFYPGRFNRLYLALPLAAVGYLFALRREGKPGAWMILAWGLPPIAAAYVVKTDFSVSPKYVMSGFYLLAFGLAFGAEAVARLLDKALVFAKPRLRATACWGGVLALILTAAASNFRYTTFYQGKMTTDKGPLRQVALARNDINAVLYDNEHNFAFVGNWYLGDVFPQASGRFGRAYKRYYLLSVGHLSPAWARTLFKTQSFDVLVGGLVNRAPIPVIPDKAGQFRYADDFRDFKLFHDAFATDNVTATLGGGGLVPADMTRPGTILYAFSLADAPNPTGARVGLTAQCMKRNAFFPDASATVLAGSDPDHLTPIGRLDALSPPGPPKKSAGWHGTYTRTASYEIPARVLDGPIVYVAVTVSDGTREGQVKTTEVAIEIDCPGPPPDPTTVPRRQWRTILANLAPGQRPAGGAAVSPGRLAAFSRDPDVFPPDTASGLGGPDDRQAFLAAHPGISPVHVIRDAAGAPLLELYDPWLADPNLHLAGDARMRVSLGEPPLGYAAPGNMRPTLATFAGTPLPLSCGLPSQATAVYARQGRSSIIARELFDAGHFAPGDFYAMRDVRILPDAAALTCMGKKDCQATYRLTAPYPMKRLVVTSYPSVFGDAARRNRCSLSVSANGRPFETVFTLRSQGSGTWENSGNHPFVDAVPLPQGTTDVRVRLGMVTDGSQWYSGPRLPMTFEITLDTSGMPPMPRATGELVNATPGGLPVALRFPDTPPSTFDRLRPGLTVTPWMRPFFR from the coding sequence GTGAAAACATCCTCCACTCGCTCCCAAAATACCTTTGCCGACTGGCCGTTATGGCTCGTACTGCTGCTTGCCGCGGCAATCCGCCTGTCGTTTCTCAACGCCATGGAACTGTGGTGGGACGAATTCGTGACGCTCGGCCGGTCGCTGCCCGCCATCCCCGCCCTGCTGTCGGGGCTTATGTACCAAAGCCCCTCGGCGGTCAGCACGGATTGCAGCCCTCCGCTGCATCACCTGCTCGTGCACGCGGCGTTGCAGTTCGGCCGGGAAGGGGCGATCATCCGGCTGCCGAGCGTAATTTTCGGCTGCCTGTCCATCGCGTGTCTGATGGGACTGTGCAAGCGCATGTACGGCCGACGCTGTGCCTTTGCCGGCGGTCTTTTTTGCGCGCTTTCCCTCTTTCACGTCTATTACTCACGGGACATTCGCTGGTACGGCGTCTATTACGGCTGCGCGCTGACCGCGCTTTACGCCCTGTACCGGGCGGTCACCGAAGACAAGACCTGGCAGTGGTGGCTCTTCTCCCTGGCCGGCGCCGCCAGTCTCTACGCTTCCTATGTCGCCGCCCCGTCGCTGGCCGGTGTAGGACTCTTCGTCGCCGGCATCGTGGTCGGGCGATTCGCCCGAGGGGAACGTCGCGAGGCCAAACGCCTCTTGCTGCGGGCCATCGTTGCTTTCGGCCTGATCATCCTGCTGTATGCGCCCTGGCTGCCGGCCCAGTATTACGCCTACCTTTCCTTTCACGGCAACGGCCGGACCAATGCCTTCGTGCTGACGGAATTCATGCGCAATGTGCGCTTTTTCCTGGAATACTTCTATCCGGGACGCTTCAACCGGCTGTACCTCGCCCTGCCCCTGGCGGCCGTGGGCTATCTTTTCGCCTTGCGCCGGGAAGGCAAACCCGGCGCCTGGATGATCCTGGCCTGGGGACTGCCGCCCATTGCCGCGGCCTATGTGGTCAAAACGGATTTCTCCGTCTCGCCCAAATACGTCATGAGCGGATTTTATCTGCTCGCCTTCGGTCTGGCCTTCGGGGCCGAGGCGGTCGCCCGCCTGCTGGACAAGGCCCTGGTCTTCGCGAAGCCGCGCCTCCGGGCCACGGCCTGCTGGGGCGGCGTCCTGGCCCTCATTTTGACGGCCGCCGCTTCCAATTTCCGGTACACCACGTTTTACCAGGGAAAAATGACGACGGACAAAGGGCCGTTACGCCAGGTCGCCTTGGCCCGGAACGACATCAACGCCGTGCTCTACGATAACGAGCACAATTTCGCCTTTGTCGGAAACTGGTATCTGGGAGACGTCTTTCCCCAGGCCAGCGGGCGCTTCGGCCGCGCCTACAAACGGTATTACCTGTTGAGCGTCGGGCATCTTTCGCCCGCCTGGGCCCGGACGCTTTTCAAGACCCAATCCTTCGACGTCCTGGTCGGCGGACTGGTCAACCGCGCCCCCATCCCCGTCATCCCCGACAAGGCCGGCCAATTCCGCTATGCCGACGATTTTCGCGATTTCAAGCTCTTTCACGACGCCTTCGCCACGGACAACGTCACGGCCACTCTCGGCGGCGGCGGACTGGTGCCGGCGGACATGACCCGGCCGGGGACGATCCTGTACGCCTTTTCCCTGGCCGACGCCCCCAACCCCACGGGAGCGAGGGTCGGGCTCACGGCCCAGTGCATGAAGCGCAACGCGTTTTTCCCCGATGCCTCGGCCACGGTCCTGGCCGGAAGCGATCCCGATCACCTGACGCCCATCGGCCGGCTGGACGCCCTGTCCCCGCCCGGGCCGCCGAAAAAAAGCGCCGGCTGGCACGGCACCTACACGCGGACGGCATCCTACGAGATTCCGGCGCGTGTCCTTGACGGCCCCATCGTCTACGTGGCCGTGACCGTTTCCGACGGCACCCGGGAGGGGCAGGTCAAGACCACCGAAGTGGCCATTGAAATCGACTGTCCCGGCCCACCGCCCGACCCGACGACGGTCCCGCGCCGCCAGTGGCGCACGATCCTGGCCAACCTCGCTCCGGGTCAGCGACCAGCGGGCGGCGCGGCCGTGAGCCCGGGTCGGCTCGCCGCCTTTTCCCGCGATCCGGACGTATTCCCCCCGGATACCGCTTCGGGCCTGGGGGGGCCTGACGACCGACAGGCCTTTCTTGCCGCCCATCCCGGGATTTCACCGGTCCATGTCATCCGCGATGCCGCCGGCGCGCCTCTCTTGGAGCTTTACGATCCCTGGCTCGCCGATCCGAACCTGCACCTGGCCGGCGACGCCCGCATGCGCGTTTCCCTGGGAGAACCGCCCCTCGGCTACGCGGCCCCGGGCAACATGCGGCCGACCCTGGCCACGTTTGCCGGCACCCCCTTGCCCCTGTCCTGCGGCCTGCCGTCGCAGGCCACGGCCGTCTACGCACGACAGGGACGAAGCTCCATCATCGCCCGGGAACTTTTCGATGCCGGCCACTTCGCTCCCGGCGACTTTTACGCCATGCGCGACGTGCGGATTCTGCCCGACGCGGCGGCGCTGACCTGCATGGGCAAGAAAGACTGTCAGGCCACCTACCGCCTCACCGCTCCCTACCCCATGAAGCGGCTGGTGGTGACGAGTTACCCTTCCGTGTTCGGCGACGCCGCGCGGCGTAATCGTTGCAGCCTCTCCGTATCGGCAAACGGCCGCCCCTTCGAGACGGTCTTTACCCTGCGCAGCCAAGGCAGCGGCACCTGGGAAAACTCGGGGAACCATCCTTTTGTGGATGCCGTGCCCCTGCCGCAGGGAACGACCGACGTGCGCGTCAGGCTGGGCATGGTCACCGACGGCAGCCAGTGGTACTCCGGCCCGAGGCTGCCCATGACCTTTGAAATCACCCTGGACACCTCCGGCATGCCGCCCATGCCGCGGGCGACCGGGGAACTCGTCAACGCCACCCCGGGCGGGCTTCCCGTCGCCCTCCGCTTTCCCGACACGCCGCCCTCGACGTTCGACCGCCTGCGGCCCGGGCTGACCGTCACGCCCTGGATGCGTCCCTTTTTCAGGTGA
- a CDS encoding Bax inhibitor-1/YccA family protein has protein sequence MSYPYRSMQTTQSRVEVLNAFMRGVYGWMCMGLLVTAAASAFVVSSPSILQAVFGNQLIYIGLIIAELAMVVGLAAAINRLSATAATSMFLLYSALNGVTLSVIFVIYAKAVIINAFLVSAGMFGAMSLYGLLTKRDLTSLGSFMFMGLIGIIIASIVNIFTKSAMMDFIISCVGVLVFIGLTAYDTQKLKVMGDMAPADDATAVRRGTILGALTLYLDFINLFLMMLRLFSGSNRN, from the coding sequence ATGAGCTATCCGTATCGCTCGATGCAGACGACCCAGTCCCGGGTCGAAGTTTTAAACGCCTTCATGCGCGGCGTATATGGCTGGATGTGCATGGGCCTTCTCGTCACGGCCGCCGCTTCCGCCTTTGTCGTCTCGAGTCCGTCCATCCTGCAGGCCGTCTTCGGCAACCAGCTGATCTACATCGGCCTGATCATCGCCGAGCTGGCCATGGTCGTGGGGCTTGCCGCCGCCATCAATCGCCTGTCCGCCACCGCCGCCACGAGCATGTTCCTGCTCTACAGCGCCCTAAACGGCGTCACGCTCTCGGTCATCTTCGTCATTTACGCCAAGGCGGTCATCATCAACGCCTTTCTGGTCTCGGCCGGCATGTTCGGCGCCATGAGCCTTTACGGCCTGCTCACCAAGCGCGACCTGACCTCGCTCGGCAGCTTCATGTTCATGGGCCTTATCGGCATCATCATCGCGTCCATCGTCAACATCTTCACCAAGAGCGCCATGATGGACTTCATCATCTCGTGCGTGGGCGTGCTGGTGTTTATTGGCCTTACCGCCTACGACACCCAGAAGCTCAAGGTGATGGGCGACATGGCTCCGGCCGACGACGCCACGGCCGTACGCCGGGGAACGATTCTCGGCGCGCTGACCCTCTACCTCGACTTCATCAACCTCTTCCTCATGATGCTGCGTCTTTTCAGCGGCTCCAACCGCAACTAA